The Couchioplanes caeruleus sequence GGCGGTCATCAGCGAGAGCACGAGAGCGGGCACGACAGGGCGACGGGGCGCCATGGGCACTCCTGAGGGTGTCGGGTGTCGATGGACCTGCCGACGGCCATCGCCCCCGGTCGGGGGCGGCGGCGAGCTGCAGCGCGTCAGTGGCGGCAGCGTAGGAGCCGGTACCGAGAAATTGAAGCCGGTGACATTCTCGTTACTTCTCGGTAACATGTACGCCGACTCGAGGGGGCGGTTCAGTGGTGCTCTACGGTGCCCGGACGTCGCTCCGGCGGGATGCCCGGCGTAATCGCATGGCCATCGTCGAGGCCGCGATCGAAGTGTTACGGGGTCGCGGATCCGCCGCCCTCATGCCGGAGATCGCCCGCCGGGCGGGCGTCGCCCTGGCCACCCTCTACCGCCACTTCCCCGACCGGCACGCGCTGACCGCCGCCGTCATCGGCCACCAGCTCCATCAGCTCGAGGAGGCCGCCGCGGCGAGCACCGACCGTCCCGCCACGTTCCGGCCGCTGTTGCGCACGGTTCTGCACTGGCTGATCGAGATGCGCGCCCTGATCGCCCTCGCCGAGGGGCTCGATGCCGGCACCGTCCGGCGTTACCAGCAGCGGATGATCAAGGCCTTCACCAAGCCTCTGCGGCTCGCCCAGGACCATGGGTACGTACGCCGGGATCTCGTGCCCGGCGATCTGCTCCTGCTCTTCGCGATGGTGCAGAGCGTGGCCACCACCGGCGACGACACGGCGGCAGCCCGCGCGGCCGCGGACCGCTCGATCGACCTGATGCTCGACGGTGTCTTCCGCGAGACCCATCCCCCGCACGAGGACACCCTCCCGGCCGCGCCGTAGCGGCGACCGGGCGGCGGTCAGCCCAGGGCGTGGTCCGGCGGCAGCTTCGGCTCGCTGTCGAGCTCCTCCATCTGGTGCATCAGGTGGTTCTGCAGCGCGACCTGGTAGCTCTGCGCGAGGTGGGCCAGCCGGTCGATCTCGTCGAGCAGCGCCTCCCGCTTGACGCCCAGGCTGTTCATCGCGTCGGAATGATTGCGGCGGGCGTCGCCCTCGATCGTGCCGGCCCGCAACTGGGCCTCCCCGGTGAGCTGGGCGGCCTGGTCGCGGGCGGCGGCGAGCAGCGCCTCGGCCTCCTGCCGCGCGTCGATCAGGTGATCGTCGGCGGTGCGCTGGGCCATCATCAGGACCCGGGCGTGGCGCTCGTCGTCGCCGGCGGACGCGGGCACGGCCGGCGCCGCGGTGCGGGCCTGCTCCAACTGCGTCTGCAGGCTGCGGGCGTTCTGCTCCGCCCGGGCGCGTGCCTCCTGCATCCGCTCCAGCTTCGCCGCGACGTCGGCGAACTCGGAGGGCAGCACCATCGTCGTGGCGGCAGCGCCGGATGCGCCGCCGCGCTGGACCTGGTCCTGCAGCGCCCCGTTCTCCTCCAGCAGCCGGATGAGCTCCTGCTCCACCTCGTCGAGGAAGGCGTCGACCTCTTCCTCGTCGTACCCCCGCTTTCCGATGGGTGGTTTCTTGAAGGCCATGTTGTGGACGTCGGCCGGAGTCAGCGGCATCGCGCTCCCTTGGATTCGGCGACCGTACGGGGATCGATCCTATGCCGCCGCGCAAAGCCGCTCGCGGCGGACCGCGCACCGGCGGGCCGAGAGCCCGCCTGGGCTGCGAGGACTGAGGGCCCGCGCGGGCCGGGGAGGGCCGGAACCCGCGCGGGCCGGGCGCGCCCCGCCGGGTGGGGCGCGCCGCCCGCCGGACGCAGCGGCGGGAGACAGATCTCAGACCGAGGCGAGCGCCTCGGTCGGGGTGAGCCGGGAGGCACGGACGGACGGGTACACGCCGGCCACGACGCCGACCAGGACGGCACCGCCGACTCCGGCGAGCACCGCGGGCACCGGCACCACGACCGGCCAGCCGTGGTACGCCGCGTACGCCACCGTCGCGAGGACGCCGAGGACCGTGCCGGCGATGCCGCCGAGGGCCGCGAGCGCCACGGCCTCGGTGAGGAACTGGACCCGGATCTGGCCCCGGTTGGCGCCCAGCGCCCGGCGAAGGCCGATCTCGCTGCGCCGCTCCAGCACCGAGATGACCATGGTGTTGGCGACTCCGATGCCACCGACCAGCAGCGCCACCGCCGC is a genomic window containing:
- a CDS encoding TetR/AcrR family transcriptional regulator, producing the protein MAIVEAAIEVLRGRGSAALMPEIARRAGVALATLYRHFPDRHALTAAVIGHQLHQLEEAAAASTDRPATFRPLLRTVLHWLIEMRALIALAEGLDAGTVRRYQQRMIKAFTKPLRLAQDHGYVRRDLVPGDLLLLFAMVQSVATTGDDTAAARAAADRSIDLMLDGVFRETHPPHEDTLPAAP
- a CDS encoding DivIVA domain-containing protein, with translation MPLTPADVHNMAFKKPPIGKRGYDEEEVDAFLDEVEQELIRLLEENGALQDQVQRGGASGAAATTMVLPSEFADVAAKLERMQEARARAEQNARSLQTQLEQARTAAPAVPASAGDDERHARVLMMAQRTADDHLIDARQEAEALLAAARDQAAQLTGEAQLRAGTIEGDARRNHSDAMNSLGVKREALLDEIDRLAHLAQSYQVALQNHLMHQMEELDSEPKLPPDHALG